One Varibaculum prostatecancerukia genomic window, ACTGTCTGCGCGGCGCGATCATCTTCCCAATCAACTTTCTGGTGGACAGCAACAACGTGTTGCTATTGGACGCGCGTTAATTACACGCCCTGCTCTTATACTAGCAGACGAGCCAACTGGAAATCTGGATACTCAAAACACTAGTGAAGTCATTGCTTTCTTGAAAGAAGCATCCAGAAAATATGAGCAAACAATTATCATGATTACTCACAGCAAAAGCATATCCCAGGTCGCAGACCGCATTTTACAGGTATCTGATGGTGCATTGACAGATTTTGGGAGGTGCCGTGAATGAAAAGTTATCTCAGTCTTATCCCGATCTCAGCCAAAGCGCACCACAGACGAAATCGCATGACACTATTTTGCATTGCTCTTGCAGTGTTTATGGTAACTGCTGTATTTAGCATGGTCGAAATGGGCTTACGAATGGAACAAGAAAGACTGTCTAGTAAGCATGGGAGTATCTCTGTTCTAGATATTCTTACCAGCTCAATGGGACAAACTCTTCTTTCTGTCGCGACTGTTCTGTTTCTGCTAATTTTAATTGCAGGCGTTTTGATGATTTCCAGCACAATGAGTAGTAGCGTCGCACAAAGAACCAAGTTTTTTGGAATGATGCGCTGTATTGGAATGAGTAAACAGCAGATTACACAGTTTGTCCGTTTGGAAGCTTTAAGCTGGTGCAAAAAGGCTATACCTATCGGACTTGCCTTAGGGGTTGTTGCTACATGGATACTATGCGCAGCCTTACACTTTATAGTGAGAGGAGAGTTCTCTCATATTCCTCTTTTTGGCATCAGCGTTTTGGGTATTGCCAGCGGTATTATTTTAGGCCTAACTACTGTACTTATCGCTGCGCATGCTCCGGCAAAATGCGCTGCAAAAGTATCGCCTATTACGGCAGTATCAGGAAATGCAAATCATGAGAAAACAACACGTTGTGCATCATATATAAGATGTAGAAAAATTGAAGCGGCTCTCGGGATTAATCATGCAATCACTAGGAAAAAGAATCTGTTCTTGATGACAAGCTCTTTTGCACTTAGCATCATCTTATTTTTAAGTTTCTCTGTCCTAGTCAGTTTTGTTAACTACCTGATACCTCAGTCAGCTGCCACATCAGATATTGATATCGCAAGCACTGATGGCAATTCTATTCCTAAAGAACTGCTCGCATCTATTCGTAGAATGGATGGGGTCAAGGAAGTTTACGGTCGTCGCAGTGCATTTGATATTCCTGCCAAAGTGAACGGCGATAGTCACTCTCTGAGTACAGTTGATTTGATTTCTTATGATAATTTTGATCTGCAATGTCTGAAAAAAGACAGTGCTTTAAAAACTGGGAGCGATCTATCAAAAGTATATGGAGACAGCGACTCTGTTTTAGCAACATCTGACCAGAACAGCACATGGAAAATCGGCGATACGGTTCAAATTGGAGAGAAAACTCTCACAATAGCTGGATTGTTAAAGAATGATCCATTTAGCGATAACGGATTGACAAACGGAAAACTCACGTTGATTACCTCTGATGATACGTTTGTTCGTCTAACAGGAAATGAAAAGTATTCTCTCGTGTTAATACAGACAACAGCAGATGCTACGGATAAGGATATTCAGACAATCCATAATTATGTAGGTAAGGCATACAGCTTTCAGGATAAGCGCAACGAACGCACCACGGGAACCTATGTAGCTTTTGTCTTTTGTATCTATGCGTTTTTGGCTGTTATTGCACTAGTAACAGTGATGAATATCATCAATAGTATTTCCATGAGCGTATCTGCTCGCACAAAACAGTATGGGATGATGCGTGCAGTAGGAATGGATGGACAGCAAATGACGAAAATGATTATTTTTGAAGCGCTCACTTATGCCCTTTTAGGGTGCCTATCCGGTTGTGTTTTTGGTTTGCCAATTAACAAAATGCTGTACGATTTCCTTATTATTCAGCATTTTCCATCTGCGGTATGGCAATTCCCAATTCTCTCTCTAGGCATCATTCTTTTGTTTGTCTCACTAGCGACAATTGCAGCTGTATATTCCCCGACAAAGCGGATTCGTGATATGTCAGTTACTGAAACGATTAATGAACTATAGCTCTATGATTGTCACATAGAAACTTTTTATAGGAGGCATATTTTGAAAGTCGCTTTTTTAGATAGAGATGGAACGTTAAATAAAGATTATCCTGATAATGAATGGTTTGATAAAAGGACTCCCGAAATCCTACCAGGCACAGTGGATGGACTAACTTATTTAAAAGAAAAAGGATATGAATTAATAATTATTACCAACCAATTATAGGGGAAGGGTATATTTCATATTCACATTATGAAGAATTTAATGATAAGTTAATAGCCGCATTGAGGAAAGAAAATATAGAAATATTAGATATATTTCGCTGCCCACATAGCAGGAAAAGTAAATGCAATTGCCATAAACCCTCACCGGGTTTGATCGTTCAAGCTCTTAATAAGTATCCTGATATTGATTTGGAAAGCTCTATTTATATTGGAAATTCTATATCTGATTTAGCTTTAGCCAATGAATTTAGGTTAGAATTTTTTAGGTTAGAATTCTATGGTATAAATTTTAATTGCAAAAATCAATTTGATAGTTTATCTCAAATTAGAAAGTATATTCTGTGAAGTAGATAAGCAGGTATTTTTAAAATGTACTACACACAGCAAATTCAACATATAGGCTGGAACTATTATGAGAATATAAAAGTTCCTGTATCATAAAAACTAGGGATTAAAGAATTGGATTCGTCAAGTCCAAATACCGAGATCCTCTTCTTCTTTATGCATAAATTTGCATGGTGTGTTCAATGCCTACAATGATGCCGGATGCAAAGAAAGAGCTGTCTTAGAAGGAACAAAAGCGAAGCTCCTCATAGACAATATAGTTGACCGCGAGTTCTTGCGAGACTCAGTTCAAGCGATGGTTTCAGAATTACAGGCGCTAAAAAAGAAGCATACTAGTAAGAGTCGATAATGCAGTAATTGACTTGAGTCGGCTATCTTTTAAATCTGATTGTTTATGCATTCATCTCCACCCCTGACTTGAACTGCACCTTGATTCTCCCCTCCTCGATGGTAATGCGCTCGATGAGGCGACCAACGAGGGCTTCGTCAAAGCCATCTTTTTTGGAGCTGCAATAATCGCCTACATTTGTGCCGAGTGGGGTTCTGGTTTTATCTATACCACTTTCGGGGCAAGTCGTCGACCTGCAAGGTTTATCGCATCTAAACTTTTTTGGCCACTAGCGTTTTCGCTATCAACATTCTTTGTAATTCTAATGGCGATTATTCC contains:
- a CDS encoding ABC transporter permease, giving the protein MKSYLSLIPISAKAHHRRNRMTLFCIALAVFMVTAVFSMVEMGLRMEQERLSSKHGSISVLDILTSSMGQTLLSVATVLFLLILIAGVLMISSTMSSSVAQRTKFFGMMRCIGMSKQQITQFVRLEALSWCKKAIPIGLALGVVATWILCAALHFIVRGEFSHIPLFGISVLGIASGIILGLTTVLIAAHAPAKCAAKVSPITAVSGNANHEKTTRCASYIRCRKIEAALGINHAITRKKNLFLMTSSFALSIILFLSFSVLVSFVNYLIPQSAATSDIDIASTDGNSIPKELLASIRRMDGVKEVYGRRSAFDIPAKVNGDSHSLSTVDLISYDNFDLQCLKKDSALKTGSDLSKVYGDSDSVLATSDQNSTWKIGDTVQIGEKTLTIAGLLKNDPFSDNGLTNGKLTLITSDDTFVRLTGNEKYSLVLIQTTADATDKDIQTIHNYVGKAYSFQDKRNERTTGTYVAFVFCIYAFLAVIALVTVMNIINSISMSVSARTKQYGMMRAVGMDGQQMTKMIIFEALTYALLGCLSGCVFGLPINKMLYDFLIIQHFPSAVWQFPILSLGIILLFVSLATIAAVYSPTKRIRDMSVTETINEL